The genomic DNA TACCGCTCCGCGTAGCCGCGGACCGTCGAGAGGATCTCGGTCTTCAGCAGACCGTGCTCGGTCGCGATGAGCGCGAGCACCAGACTGAACAGTCGGTCGTCGGCCTCGATCCTCGATACGCTGCTCGACTCCCCTGGCACACGAGCGATCATAGTGCCGTGCGGCGGGCCGGCGGCCGCCGCAGCCGTGGTGCGCCCGATCAGACGACGCCGAGGATGTCGACCACGAAGAAGATGGTCGCCCCGCCGGGCACCTGCCCGCTGCCCTGGTCGCCGTAGCCGTCGGCCGGCGGGATGATGATGCCGACCTGCGAACCGACCTTCTGGCCGATCAGGCCCGTCGCGAAACCGGGCACGACCTGCGAGGTGTCGTCGTCGGCGACGGTGAACCGCCCGACGGCGCCCTTCTCCCAGGTGGAGTCGAACACCTTGCCCGTGTCCCAGAGCACACCCGTGTACTGCACGACGACCGTGTCGCCACTCTCGACGACGTCGCCGTCGCCCTGGAGCAGCACCTCGACCTCGGTCTTCGCGGGCGGGTCGGACTTCGGCACCGTGATGCCCGGCCGCCCGTCGGGTGCGAGCACGACCGCGGGGAACCCGTCGCGCGTGAGCGCCGGCGCGCCGTCGGCTCGGGCGGGGAACGCCCGCTGCACGTCGAACACGGCGACGACGCTCGTCTCGGGCGCGGCGCCCGTGGTCGGGTTCGCCGCATCCGCCGGCGGCACCACCACGACCACGCGGGAGCCCTCGCGGGCGCACGTGAGACCCGTGGTGAAGCCGGGCAGCGTGGTCGGGCTGCCGAGCGTGAGCATCACCGGCTCGTCGGGCGCGAACCCGACGGTCTGGATCTCGTCGCCCGTGGTGCCGTCGAACAGCGAGGCGGCGAGCATGACGGTCTGGCCCTCGGCGAGCAGATCGCCCTCGCCCTCGATCACCTCGGTGCACTGGGTGCGCTCGGGGGCGAGCGGCGTCGGGAAGCTCACGGTGGGCACCTCGCCGAAGTCGCCGCGCACCGACACCGCATCGGAGGACGCACCGGGGCTCGTCTCGGCCTCGGTGACTGGCCCGGCGCAGCCGGTGAGGGCGACGGCGAGCGTGCCGGCGACGGCGATGAGCGCGATGGACGAGCGCACGGGACCTCGATTCGATCGACGGGGATGCGGGGAAGCAGCAGAAAGCCTACCCGGCCGTGCCGGGCGTTTCGTCCGAGCCTTCGGACGGCGGTGCGGGTGCGGGAGCGGCGGGCGGAGCATCCGTCTCGCGAGCCAGGCTCGCCGCGGTGCCCGCCGCGCGCACCCGCTTGCGCAGGCTCTTGGCGCTCACGTCCCGCTCGCCGAGGGCGCCGGGCGTCCACGCCTCGACGTCCTCGTCGCTGAAGTCGGTCTTCGACGGCCGGCGCTTCAGTTCGGGCAGCACGGTGCCGGGCGCCAGGCGGCGCGCGGTGAGCAGGAACCCGGTGTGCGCGATCATGCGGTGATCGGGGCGCACGGCGAGCCCCTGCACGTGCCATCCGCGCACCATCGTCTCGTTCGCGACCGGCTCGGTGTACGCGCCGGTCGCGCGGATCGCCTCGGCGACCCGGGAGAGCTGGGTGACCGTTGCGACGTAGCAGAGCACGACGCCGCCGGGCTTCAGCGCGTCGGTCACCGAGCCGAGGACCTCCCAAGGGGCGAGCATGTCGAGGACGACGCGATCGACGGATGCCCCGGCCACCGTCTCGGGCAGCGCGTCGGCCAGGTCGCCGAGCGTGATCGACCAGTTGTCGGGGTCGTCGCCGTGATAGGTCGCGACGTTGCCGCGGGCCACCTCGGCGAACTCCTCGCGCCGCTCGAACGAGTACAGCCGCCCCTCGGGGCCGATCGCCCGCAGCAGCCACAGCGACAGCGCACCCGAACCGACGCCGGCCTCGACGACCGTCGCACCCGGGAAGACATCGGCCTGGGCGAGGATCTGCACCGCATCCTTCGGGTACACGATCGCCGCACCGCGAGGCATCGACATCACGAAGTCGCTGAGCAGCGGCCGCAGTGCGAGGTACTCGATGCCGACCGCGTTCGCCACGACCGAGCCGTCGGGCAGCCCGATCAGATCGTCGTGCAGGATCGGGCCCTTGTGCGAGTGGAACACCTTGCCCGGCTCGAGCGTGATCGTGTGCATCCGGCCCTTCGGGCCGGTGAGCTGCACCCGGTCCCCGGCCCGGAACGGGCCGGCCTGCGCCCCGCGCGCGCCGGTCATGCGCGGACTCCGGCGAACGCGGCGGCCACGTCGTCGGCGGTGCGGCCGTCGAGCGTCGGCCACAGCAGATGATGGGGGGCGTCGTCGAGAGCGAGGATGTTCGGCACGCCGATCGTCACCGCGCCCGCGGTCGCCGCCGACGTCAGACCGGCCGGGGAATCCTCGAACGCGACGCAGTCGCCGATCGCGACACCGAGCGACTTCGCGGCGGTCAGGTACGGCTCGGGATGCGGCTTCGGCTCGCCGACCTCGTCGCCCGTGACCAGCAGATCGAACGCCGGGAACGGGATGGCGTCGACCACGTCCTGCGCCATCGAACGGACCGACATCGTCACGAGCGCCGTCGGCACATCGGCCTCGCGGAGCGCTCCGAGCAGTTCCCGTGCACCCGGACGCCACGGCACGCCGAACTCGGCGAGCTGCTCGCGCACCCGCTGCGTGAGCGTCGCGACGATCGTGTCGGCGTCGAGCTCGACCCCGTAGCGCTGGAACACCGCCGCCGACTCCCAGAGCCCCGTTCCGACGAGCTGGAGCGCATCGTCGTGGGTCCAGGTGCCGCCGAACGACTCGACGAGCTCGGTCTCGGCGGCGATCCAGTACGGCTCGGTGTCGACGAGCGTGCCGTCCATGTCCCAGAGGACGGCGGCGGGAAGGCGAGTGGTCACAACGGGCAAGTCTACGGGCAGCGCCTATTGTGGGGTGGAGACCCCGGAGGTCGAGGTCGGAAACGGGGTACCCGGGTGCATCAGCCGGTCGAGTTCGGGAGCGGGCGACTGCTCGTCGTCGCCTTCGAGGGCTGGAACGACGCCGGCGAAGCCGCCAGCGGCGCCGCGCGCCTGCTCGTGGACCGGCTCGGACTCGTCGAGATCGCCGCCGTCGACCCCGAGGTGTACTACGACTACCAGTTCAATCGGCCGACGGTCGTGTCGGGCGACGACGGCGTCCGCCGCATCGAATGGCCCGGCGCCGCCCTGCTCGGGCCCGGCGGCCTCCGCGACGACGGCGAGGATGCCGTCACGGGGCCCGGAGCCGCCGTGCTGCACGTGCTGCTGGGCGCCGAGCCGGCGCGCAGCTGGAAGAGCTTCGCGTCGGAGCTCATCGACGCGGCGCTGGCCGCCGACATCGATGGCATCGTGCTGCTCGGCGCCATGCTCGCCGACGCGCCGCACACCCGGCCGCTCATGGTGTTCGCGTCGAGCGAGAACCCCGACGTCCGCGCCTCGCTCGGCGTCGAGCGCTCGAGCTACGAGGGCCCGATCGGCATCCTCACCGTGCTCGCCGACCAGGCCGAGCGGGCGGGCATCCCGACCGTCACGCTCTGGGCGTCGGTGCCGCACTACGTGCACAACGCGCCCTCGCCGAAGGCGGTGCTCGCGCTGCTGGCCAAGCTCGAAGAGCTCACGGGGCTGTCGATCCCCCGCGGCAGCCTCGAGGTCGACGCCGCAGCCTGGGAGGCCGGCGTCGACGCCCTCGCCGCCGACGACGAGGAGATGGCCGGCTACATCGAGCAGCTCGAACGCGCACGCGACGCGGTCGACGCGCCCGAGGCGAGCGGCGAGGCGATCGCGAAGGAGTTCGAGCGATACCTGCGTCGGCGCGGCGACCAGCGCGGCGACGAGCCGTGGCGTCCGCGCGACGGCATCTGAGTCGCTCCCTGAGCCTGTCGAAGGGAGCCCACCCGCCCGCTTCGACGAGCTCAGCGAGCCCCCGCTCCCTGAGCCCGTCGAAGGGAGCCCACCCGCCCGCTTCGACAGGCTCAGCGAGCCCTGCACGGTCAGGCGTCGATGACGCCGGTGCCGAGCAGGACGAAGATGAGCCCGCCCAGCAGGATGCGGTAGATCACGAACAACAGGTAGCTGTGCCGCGAGATGTACTGCATGAAGAACGCGATGATGAGGATCGCGACCACGAACGCGACGAGCGTGGCCGCCGCCGTCTCGACGGGGCCGTAGACGCTGGGCTCGCCGATGCTCTTGGCCACTTGGAACAGGCCCGACCCGAACACCGCGGGGATCGCGAGCAGGAACGCGTAGCGGGCGGCCGCCCCGCGCTCGTAGCCGAGGAACAGCCCCATCGAGATGGTGCCGCCCGACCGCGAGACGCCGGGAATGAGCGCCAACGCCTGCGCGAGTCCGAACAGGATGCCGTGCCCGTAGGTGAGCTGATCGAGTTTGCGGGTCTTGCGGCCGGCCCAGTCGGCCAGGCCGAGGATGACGCCGAACACGACGAGCATGGTGGCCACGATCCAGAGCGACCGGAACGTCGTCTCGATCTCGTCCTGGAACAGCAGCCCGAGCACCACGATGGGGACGGATCCGAGGATGATGAGCCATCCCATGCGGGCGTCGGGGTCGTTGCGGGGCACGCGGCCGGTGAACGAGCCGAACCAGTGCGAGACGATGCGCACGATATCGCGCCAGAAGAACACGACGACGGCCGTCTCGGTGCCGAGCTGCGTGATCGCGGTGAACGCCGCGCCGGGGTCCTGGGCGCCCGGAAGGAACTCGCCGAGGATGCGCAGGTGCGCGCTCGAGGAGATCGGCAGGAACTCCGTGAGCCCCTGCACGAGACCCAGGATCAGGGCTTCGAGCACGTCGTCACCTCCTTCCGCCTCCGCGGAAGGACGGAGACCCGGGACCGGCCCCGTCGAATCGGTCGTCAATAGTCGAGCAGCAGGTCCCGGAGGACCTGCCTCCCGAATGCTAGCGCGTCGAGCGGGACCCGCTCATCGACCCCGTGGAACATCGCCGGGAAGTCGAGCGTGTCGGGCAGGCGCAGCGGAGCGAACCCGTACCCGCGGATGCCGAGCCGGCTGAGCGATTTGTTGTCGGTGCCGCCGCTCAGCAGGTACGGGAACACCGCGGCACCCGGGTCGTGCGCGCCGATCGCTCGCGTGACGGCATCCACGAGCGGCCCGGAGGTGGGCGCCTCCAACCCGACGTCGCGATGCACGATCTCGATCTCGATATCGTCGCCCACGATCTCGCGCACCCTCGCGAGCACGTCGTCCTCCTCGCCCGGCAACGTGCGGATGTCGACGAGCGCCTCGGCCAGGTCCGGGATGACGTTGTGCTTGTACCCGGCCTGCAGCACGGTCGGGTTCGTCGTGGTGCGCAGCGTCGCGGTGATGAACCCCGACGCCGACCCCGTGGCGAGCGCGAGCTCGTCGGGCGAGACCCGTTCGGGATCGACGCCGAGTGCGGAGGCGATCTCGCCGAGGAGCTCGCGGGTGGTGTCCGTGAGATGCACCGGCCATTCGGTGCGGCCGAGCGCGGCGATCGCTTCGGCGAGCCGGGTGACCGCGTTGCTGCGGATGAGCCGCGACCCGTGCGCCGCGGTGCCGCGGGCGCGCAGCCGCACCCAGACGAGCGCCTTCTCGCCGGTCTGCAGCAGGTACGCGCGCGTGCCGCCCACGGTGATCGAGTAGCCGCCGACCTCGCTGATCGCTTCGGTCGCGCCGGCGAACAGGTCGGGATGCTCGTCGACGAGCCAGCTCGCCCCGTACTCGCCGCCCGCCTCCTCGTCGGCGAAGAAGGCGACGACGAGTTCGCGCTCGGGCAGCTTCCCGGCTCGCAGGATGTCGCCGAGCGAGGTGAGGATCATGGCATCCATGTCCTTCATGTCCACGGCGCCGCGCCCCCACAGGCAGCCGTCTCGGATCTCGCCCGCGAACGGGTCGACGCTCCAGGTGCGCGGGTCGGCGGGCACGACATCCAGGTGGCCGTGCAGCACGAGCGCGGGCTTCTCGGCGTCGCGCCCGGGAACCCGGGCGACGACGCTGGCCCGGCCGGGCGCGGACTCGACCATCCGCGGCTCGAGGCCGAGGGCCGCGAGCTCGGCTTCGACGTACTCGGCGGCCTCGCGTTCCCCGTTGGAGCGGCCCTCGCCGTGGTTGGTGGTGTCGAGGCGGATGAGGTCGCGGGCGATGCGCGCGGTCTCTTCGAGGTCGGTCGGAACGGGCGCGGGCACTGCGGATTCGGCCATGCGCTCCACCGTAGCGAAGTGGTCAAAGGCACCTCGCAAACCGTGCTAATGTCTTCTACGGCCGCTGAGGGATCAGCGGCGGACACACGCGCGGGTGGCGGAAATGGCAGACGCGCTAGCTTGAGGTGCTAGTGCCCGAAAGGGCGTGGGGGTTCAAGTCCCCCCTCGCGCACGATGTGTCGGAAGGCCCGGATCGGTTTCGATCCGGGCCTTCCGTGTGTCCGGGTCCGGCCTGCGCCGAAGCGGCGGCGGGTCGTGACGATCCGTATCGGCCCGCTACTGCTCTCCGCCGCGCTCCACCGGCACTCGACCGGGATGCGCTGCGGGTCAGCTGCCCGTAGGAGTGCTGAGGATGGCGAGCAGGTCGCGCGGGTGAGAGGCCGCGTCGGTGATCTCGAGCTGCGCCATGACGATCACCCGGTCACGAACGACGAGGGTGGCTCGCTTGTAGAGCTCCACCCCGTCATAGCTGAACGTCTCGAGCCCGAGCGCTCTGCCGAGCTTCATCTGCGGGTCGGACAGCAGCGGGTAGGGCAAGTGCAGACGCTCGGCCGCCTCCCGCTGATACTCGGTGTCTTGCGTCGACAGACCAA from Agromyces larvae includes the following:
- a CDS encoding M20/M25/M40 family metallo-hydrolase, whose product is MAESAVPAPVPTDLEETARIARDLIRLDTTNHGEGRSNGEREAAEYVEAELAALGLEPRMVESAPGRASVVARVPGRDAEKPALVLHGHLDVVPADPRTWSVDPFAGEIRDGCLWGRGAVDMKDMDAMILTSLGDILRAGKLPERELVVAFFADEEAGGEYGASWLVDEHPDLFAGATEAISEVGGYSITVGGTRAYLLQTGEKALVWVRLRARGTAAHGSRLIRSNAVTRLAEAIAALGRTEWPVHLTDTTRELLGEIASALGVDPERVSPDELALATGSASGFITATLRTTTNPTVLQAGYKHNVIPDLAEALVDIRTLPGEEDDVLARVREIVGDDIEIEIVHRDVGLEAPTSGPLVDAVTRAIGAHDPGAAVFPYLLSGGTDNKSLSRLGIRGYGFAPLRLPDTLDFPAMFHGVDERVPLDALAFGRQVLRDLLLDY
- a CDS encoding FKBP-type peptidyl-prolyl cis-trans isomerase — protein: MRSSIALIAVAGTLAVALTGCAGPVTEAETSPGASSDAVSVRGDFGEVPTVSFPTPLAPERTQCTEVIEGEGDLLAEGQTVMLAASLFDGTTGDEIQTVGFAPDEPVMLTLGSPTTLPGFTTGLTCAREGSRVVVVVPPADAANPTTGAAPETSVVAVFDVQRAFPARADGAPALTRDGFPAVVLAPDGRPGITVPKSDPPAKTEVEVLLQGDGDVVESGDTVVVQYTGVLWDTGKVFDSTWEKGAVGRFTVADDDTSQVVPGFATGLIGQKVGSQVGIIIPPADGYGDQGSGQVPGGATIFFVVDILGVV
- a CDS encoding tRNA (adenine-N1)-methyltransferase, with protein sequence MTGARGAQAGPFRAGDRVQLTGPKGRMHTITLEPGKVFHSHKGPILHDDLIGLPDGSVVANAVGIEYLALRPLLSDFVMSMPRGAAIVYPKDAVQILAQADVFPGATVVEAGVGSGALSLWLLRAIGPEGRLYSFERREEFAEVARGNVATYHGDDPDNWSITLGDLADALPETVAGASVDRVVLDMLAPWEVLGSVTDALKPGGVVLCYVATVTQLSRVAEAIRATGAYTEPVANETMVRGWHVQGLAVRPDHRMIAHTGFLLTARRLAPGTVLPELKRRPSKTDFSDEDVEAWTPGALGERDVSAKSLRKRVRAAGTAASLARETDAPPAAPAPAPPSEGSDETPGTAG
- a CDS encoding peroxiredoxin; translated protein: MSDQVAESGQRLVGMAVPDLGFPATTGHVVDLAQEPLGDFVVFIYPRTGRPDRPEGDDWALIPGAKGCTAESCEFRDLAAEFSLIGLSIFGLSTQDTEYQREAAERLHLPYPLLSDPQMKLGRALGLETFSYDGVELYKRATLVVRDRVIVMAQLEITDAASHPRDLLAILSTPTGS
- a CDS encoding PAC2 family protein — its product is MHQPVEFGSGRLLVVAFEGWNDAGEAASGAARLLVDRLGLVEIAAVDPEVYYDYQFNRPTVVSGDDGVRRIEWPGAALLGPGGLRDDGEDAVTGPGAAVLHVLLGAEPARSWKSFASELIDAALAADIDGIVLLGAMLADAPHTRPLMVFASSENPDVRASLGVERSSYEGPIGILTVLADQAERAGIPTVTLWASVPHYVHNAPSPKAVLALLAKLEELTGLSIPRGSLEVDAAAWEAGVDALAADDEEMAGYIEQLERARDAVDAPEASGEAIAKEFERYLRRRGDQRGDEPWRPRDGI
- a CDS encoding undecaprenyl-diphosphate phosphatase, producing the protein MLEALILGLVQGLTEFLPISSSAHLRILGEFLPGAQDPGAAFTAITQLGTETAVVVFFWRDIVRIVSHWFGSFTGRVPRNDPDARMGWLIILGSVPIVVLGLLFQDEIETTFRSLWIVATMLVVFGVILGLADWAGRKTRKLDQLTYGHGILFGLAQALALIPGVSRSGGTISMGLFLGYERGAAARYAFLLAIPAVFGSGLFQVAKSIGEPSVYGPVETAAATLVAFVVAILIIAFFMQYISRHSYLLFVIYRILLGGLIFVLLGTGVIDA
- a CDS encoding HAD family hydrolase, with product MTTRLPAAVLWDMDGTLVDTEPYWIAAETELVESFGGTWTHDDALQLVGTGLWESAAVFQRYGVELDADTIVATLTQRVREQLAEFGVPWRPGARELLGALREADVPTALVTMSVRSMAQDVVDAIPFPAFDLLVTGDEVGEPKPHPEPYLTAAKSLGVAIGDCVAFEDSPAGLTSAATAGAVTIGVPNILALDDAPHHLLWPTLDGRTADDVAAAFAGVRA